ACATTGACGGTAACTCTATGATCCTCAAAAGGAGTTACCGTCAATGGCCCTTACAGATACCGCAATTCGAGCCGCCAAACCCGGCAAAAAGCCTGTCAAAATAGTTGATGAAAAGGGTCTATATCTGCTCGTAACGCCATCCGGGGGCAAGTGGTGGCGGCTGGATTACCGATTTTCCGGCAAACGCAAAACCCTATCAATGGGCGTTTATCCTGACGTAGGACTGAAAGAAGCCCGTGAACGGCGTGACACGGCCCGCAAGTTGTTGGCCAATGATATTGATCCTGGCGAGCATCGCAAAAAGAACAAGGCGGCCAAGCTGGAGCGGACGGCGAACAGTTTTGAAACATTAGCGCGGGAGTGGTTCACAAAACATTCGTCAAACTGGGCGCCATCCCACGCCGACAAAATCATCCAGCGGCTGGAAAAGGATGTTTTCCCCTGGCTTGGTGGCAGACCTATCGCTGAAATAACGGCGCCGGAACTTTTGAAGACGTTACGTCGGATTGAAAATCGTGGAGCCGTGGATACAGCCCACCGAGTGCACCAGAACTGTGGGCAGGTATTCCGCTATGGCGTGGCGACTGGACGCTGTGAACGCGATCCTTCCGGCGACCTGCGCGGCGCATTGGCTCCGGCCAAGCATAAGCATTTCGCGGCTATCACTGAACCGGCAGAGGTTGGTGAACTATTGCGGGCAATCTCCGGTTTCCGGGGCACCTTCATTGTGCAATGCGCCTTGAAGCTGGCCCCTTTGCTGTTTGCACGGCCTGGCGAATTGCGAAAAGCGGAATGGAGCCAATTCGACTTTGAAAAAGGCGAGTGGCGTTACTTAGTGACCAAAACCAAGAGCGAACATCTTGTCCCATTGGCGTCACAAGCGGTGGCGATACTGCGAGAACTTTACGCCCTGACCGGTGGCAGGAAATATGTATTTCCTGGGCGTGATCCACAAAAACCAATGAGCGACGCGGCGATCAACGCGGCCTTGCGACGCATGGGCTACGATACCAAGACAGAAATTACCGGTCACGGTTTCCGCGCAATGGCCCGGACGATCCTGCATCAGGACCTTGGTGTAAAACCTGAAGTCATCGAGCATCAGCTGGCACACCGTGTCCCCGACGCTTTGGGGAATGCGTACAACAGGACGAAGTTTTTAACGGAACGCCGAAAGATGATGCAACAGTGGGCGGACTATCTCGACAAGCTGAAGGCCGGAGCGGAAATTATTCCACTACACCGTCAAGCGGTGTGACTG
This portion of the Nitrospinota bacterium genome encodes:
- a CDS encoding integrase arm-type DNA-binding domain-containing protein; this translates as MALTDTAIRAAKPGKKPVKIVDEKGLYLLVTPSGGKWWRLDYRFSGKRKTLSMGVYPDVGLKEARERRDTARKLLANDIDPGEHRKKNKAAKLERTANSFETLAREWFTKHSSNWAPSHADKIIQRLEKDVFPWLGGRPIAEITAPELLKTLRRIENRGAVDTAHRVHQNCGQVFRYGVATGRCERDPSGDLRGALAPAKHKHFAAITEPAEVGELLRAISGFRGTFIVQCALKLAPLLFARPGELRKAEWSQFDFEKGEWRYLVTKTKSEHLVPLASQAVAILRELYALTGGRKYVFPGRDPQKPMSDAAINAALRRMGYDTKTEITGHGFRAMARTILHQDLGVKPEVIEHQLAHRVPDALGNAYNRTKFLTERRKMMQQWADYLDKLKAGAEIIPLHRQAV